The stretch of DNA TGATTTAAGTCCTTTTCGGGGACTATGACGGCATTGCTGCTTGACTCGACAGTGTGTCCGAATGTGGATTCGTTTCGCCGAATATCCCCCATTCACGGAGCCTGGTCGATGACGCAGCGCACCCCGCAGGGAACAGCCGTTCTGACCGCCGTAACGATCGGAGCCACTCTCGCCGCGACCGCCGCCTGCACGGCGAATACAGAAGCCGCACAGGAGCGGAATCCGAAGCACCGGAACGAGAGACATCAGGAAGGAACACGGGACGGAGATCGGGAGGTTTCGCCGCCGGCGCCTTCGGCGGCCGGTGGCGGCCAGGACGCTCCGCGCGCCTTCACGCTCGTCGCATCCGGGGACGTCCTCCCGCACTCCTCCATCATCCGCAGGGCCAACGCCGACGCGGGGGGCGACGGCTACGACTTCGAGCCGATGCTCAAGGGGGTCAAACGCGTCGTGTCCAAGGCCGATCTGGCGATCTGTCACATGGAGACGGTCTACGGGAAGAACGGCGACTACACCGGCTACCCCAGCTTCAAATCCCCGCCCCAGATCGCCCGCGCCCTGAAGGCCACCGGCTACGACGCCTGCTCCACCGCCTCCAATCACACGCTCGACGACGGCGCGGCGGGGGTGCGCCGTACGCTCGCCGCGCTCGACAAGGCAGGCGTCAAGCACGCGGGTTCGGGCCGCACGGCCGACGAGGGCAAGTCCCCCGCCTGGATGCGGGCGGGCGGCGCGAAGGTGGCGCAGCTCGCGTACACGTACGGAACGAACGGCTATCCGATGCCCAAGGGCAAGCCCTGGACGGTCAACCTCATGAAGCGCGAGCGGATCATCGAGGACGCGCGCGCCGCGCGGAAGGCGGGCGCGGACGTGGTCGTCGTCTCGGTCCACTGGGGCACGGAGTGGCAGGACGCCCCTGACCGCCGCCAGCTCAGACTCGGCAAGCAGCTCACTGCGTCCCGCACAAAGGGCCGCCCCGACATCGACCTGATCCTGGGCACCCACGCGCACGTCCCGCAGGCGTACGAGAAGGTCAACAAGACCTGGGTCATCTACGGCATGGGCGACCAGATCGCCGGCGACATGGTCAACCACGAGGGCGAGAACGACCCGCGGGGCAATCAGGGCACGCTCGGCCGCTTCACGTTCGCCCCGCCCGCGGAGCCCGGCGGACGCTGGAAGGTCAAGAAGGCCGAGTTCATCCCCCAGTGGTTCGACACGGACGAGGGACGCGTGATCAATCTGAACGCGGCGCTGGACCGCGGCGAGGACGTCGCCGACATCCGCGACCGGATCCGCCGGGTCGTCCTGAGCCGGGACGCGGGGAAGGACGGTCTGGTCATGGGCCGGTAGACGAGAGCGCCGCCTGAGCGGCCCGGCTAGGGAACGCGGTCGGTCTTGGCCAGCTCCGACTTCCGGTACGAGTAAGCGAAGTAGATGACAAGGCCGAGCGCGAACCACACAGCGAACCGCGCCCACGTCTGCCACTGCAGGAACGTGATCAGCCAGATGGAGAAGACGACCCCGATGGCGGGCACCACCGGCATTCCGGGACAGCGGAACGTACGCGGCAGATCGGGCTGCTTGTAGCGCAGCACGATCACCGCGATGCAGACCACCACGAACGCCAACAGGATCCCGATGTTGGTCAGTTCGGCCGCCTCGCCGATCGGCAGGAAACCGGCGATGGCGGCCGAGGCGAACCCGACGATCCACGTCACCCGGGTCGGCACGTGCCGGGTCTTGTGCGTCTTGGCGAACCACTTCGGCAGCAGCCCGTCACGCGACATGCTGAACCAGACGCGGGTGACGCCCAGCATGAAGGTGAACATCACGGTGAGGATGCCGATGATCGCGCCGATCGCGATGACGTCGGCGAGACCGCCCAGGCCCACCGACTTGAAGGCGGTGGAGAAGCCGCTCTCCGGGTCGATGTCCTTGTAGCTCTGCATGCCCGTGAGGACGAGGCAGGCGAGGACGTACAGGACCATCGAGATCGCGAGCGAGTAGAGGATCGCCTTCGGCATGTGGCGCTGCGCGTCCTTGGACTCCTCGGCCGCGGTGCTCATCGCGTCGTAGCCGAAGACAGCAAAAAACACGGTGGCCGCGCCCGTGAACGCCCCGCTGACGCCGAAGGGGAAGAACGGCTCGTAGTTCCCGGTGTTGATGTGGAAGAACCCGACCGCGATCACCACGATCACGACGATGACCTTCAGCACGACGACGACCATCTCGAAGCGCGCCGCGTTCTTGATGCCGAGCGTCAGCAGATAGGCGATGAGCAGGCACAGCACCGCGGCGAACAGGTCGACCTTGTGGCCGTCCCCGGTGCCGGGCGCGCCCAGCATCCAGTTCGGCAACTGGGCGCCCATGTCGTTGAGCAGGAAGTTGAAGTAGCCCGAGATGCCGATCGCGACCACCGCCACGATCGCCGTGTACTCCAGGAGCAGGTCCCAGCCGATGAACCACCCGGTGAGCTCGCCGAGCACCACATAGCCGTAGGTGTACGCCGATCCCGCCTTCGGGATGAGGCCCGCGAACTCGGCGTACGAGAAGGCCGCCGCCGCGCTCGCGACACCGGCGATGAGGAAGGAGATGAGGACGGCGGGCCCGGCCGTGCCGTTGGCCACCGTCCCGGCGAGGGTGAAGATGCCGGCGCCGATGATGCCACCGACGCCGATCGCGGTCAGCTGCCAGAGGCCGAGCGTGCGAGTGAGCCCGCCACCCGCTTCGGTCTCTTCGATGTGTTCGATGGGCTTGCGGCGCATGACGCCGTGCCCCATCCGGAGTCCCGCCATGAGCTCCACCTTTTCGCGGACGGCAGTCGGCTGATGGCGGATCATGATGGCGCAGGCGTGAGCATGACGGAAGACGCCACACCCCTCATAGGTGTGAGGGTTCAGCAGCCTGGCGGCCGTGGGTCACGGAACGACGGTGACGGGCCAGCGGCCCGCCTTGACGAGGCGCACGGCGACCGAGCCGACGATCCGGTGGCCCGCCTGCTCGGAGGCGCCGACGACCACGGCGTCCGCCTTGAGGTCGTCCGCCGCTGTGACCAGACCGCTGTACGGGTCGCCACGGAAGGTGTGGAACTCCCAGCGGACATCGAATATGTCCTTCACCCGCTCGGCCGCGTCTCTGATCTCGGTGATCAGTCCCTCGGCGATCTCATCGGTCGCGTCGGCCACCGGGGCGCCGAGGGCGGCGCCCGCGGCCATCACCGGCTGCACGTAGACGACGGCTAGCAAGGCGCGCTGCCGCCGCGCAAGGCCTCCGGCATATGCCGCGGCCCTGAGCGAGGAGTCCGACCCGTCGACACCGACGAGGATCACCTTCGGGCCGTCGGTGCCGCGTTCGAACTGGTGGGAGTGGTCTTCAGTCACAGCCGAGAGGCTAACGGAGAGCCCCGTTCCTGTTGAGGGCGCCCATGGCCGGGGCGGCGCGCACCCTCTCGACGGGCGGCACCCTCTCGCCGAGCGGCACCGTCTCGACGGGCGGCACCGGCCGACCCTTCCTAGGGTCGATCCATGAGCACCAGCGTGGAGAGCCCCCGCACCGCGCCACCGCAGGGCGCGAGAGACCGTTTCCTCGGACGGGTGCCGGAAGGATTCGCCGCCTTCTTCGGCGCGCTGGGCCTCTTCTGCGCGACCCTCGCGGTCATCGCCCCGCTGCGCCACCTTCTGCGCCCGGTGGTCCGCGTACTGGACCTCCTCACGGTTCCGGTCAGCCCGAACCTCGCGTACGCCGTCTTCCTCTTCCTGCTCGCCGCGGCGACAGCGGCCCGCAAGAAGGTCGCGTGGTGGCTCGTCATCATCTATCTGGGGCTTCTCCTCGCCTTCGACGTACTCGGTATCGCCCTCGGCTTCTGGGCGGACTCGATCCCCTCGCTGATCGTCTGCGGTGCCGCCTTCGTCCTCCTGGTCCTGGCCCGCAAGGAGTTCTCCGCCGACTCACGCCGCGGCGCGGTCCTGCGGGCCGTCCTCGTGCTTGTCGCGGGCCTCGCCGTGGCGATCCTGGCCGGCTGGGGGCTCGTCGCGCTCTTCCCGGGTACGCTGCCGCGCGCCGAGGCCCTGCCGTGGGCGGCGAACCGCGTCTGCGGCGGGCTCTTCACAGGCCACGACTACTTCGACGGCAGGCCACCGCGCACCCTGCACTTCTGGCTCGGCCTCTTCGGCGCCCTCGCCCTCCTGAACGCCGCCGCGGCCCTCTTCCGCTCCCAGCGCATGGAAGCCGCCCTGCACGGCGACGAGGAACCCCGCATCCGTGCGCTCCTTGGCACATACGGCGCTCAGGACTCGCTCGGCTACTTCGCCACCCGGCGCGACAAGGCCGTCGTCTTCTCGCCCAGCGGCAAGGCCGCCGTCACCTACCGCGTCGAGGCGGGCGTCTGCCTGGCAAGCGGCGACCCCGTCGGCGACCGCGAGGCCTGGCCGCGCGCGATCGGGGCCTGGCTGGACGTGGCCCGGCAGTACGCCTGGGCGCCCGCCGTCATGGGCGCGTCCGAGGAGGGCGCCACCGCGTACGCCCGCTCCGGGCTCGGCGCGCTCCAGCTCGGCGACGAGGCCATCCTGCACGTCGCGGGCTTCGATCTGGACGGCCGCGACATGCGGGTCACCCGCCAGGCGGTGAACCGCGTCCGCCGCACCGGCGCCACCACCCGTATCCGCCGTCACTCCACCCTCACCGACGAGGAGATGGAGGAGATCATCGACAAGGCGGACGCCTGGCGGGACACCGAGACCGAGCGCGGCTTCTCGATGGCGCTCGACCGCCTCGGCGACCCCGAGGACGGCGACTGCCTGCTGGTCGAGGCCCTGGACGCCGACGGCCGGCTCCTCGCCCTGCTCTCCCTCGTCCCCTGGGGCAAGGACGGCATCTCCCTGGATCTGATGCGCCGCGACCGCGCGACCGCGCCCAACGGCGTCATGGAGTTCATGGTCGCCGAACTCTGCGCGGGCGCGGGCAAGTTCGGAGTGCGCCGCATCTCCCTGAACTTCGCCGTGTTCCGCTCGGTCTTCGAGGAGGGCGCCCGCATCGGCGCCGGTCCCGTCCTGCGGCTGTGGCGCAAGCTGCTCCTCTTCTTCTCCAAGTGGTGGCAGCTCGAAGCGCTCTACCGCTCCAACGCCAAGTACCACCCCGAGTGGTACCCCCGCTTCATCTGTTACGGCGACGCCGGAGCCCTCGCCCGGATCAGCCTCGCGTCGGGCATCGCCGAGGGCTTCGTCTCCGTGCCCTCGCTGCGCAAGCTCTGGGGCAAGGGCCGGCGGTCCAAGGGCGTCACCAAGCCCGCGAGCACGGAGGGCCTCCCGCCGATCTCCGCCCTCGGCCTCGCGGGCCACGGGGAGACCGCGGACGCCGACCCGACGGCCGCGCTCCCCGACCAGGTCCGCGTACGCCACCGCAAGCTCGACCGGCTGCGCGCCGACGGCGTCGACCCCTACCCCGTGGGCCTCCCGCCGCGCACCCACACCCTCGCCGCCGTGACGCCCGCCCTGACGGGGGAGGAAGTCACGGTCGCGGGTCGCGTCATGCTCGTACGCGACTTCGGCGGGGTCGTCTTCGCCGTCCTGCGCGACTGGTCCGGCGACCGCCAACTCGCCCTGACCCGCGACCGGTCGGGCCCGGACGTCCTGGACCGCTTCACCTCCGGCACGGACATCGGCGACCACATCACGGCCACCGGCACGGTCGGCGCCAGCGACCAGGGCGAGCTCACCGTCTTCGTCACCGCCTGGCAGCTCACCGGCAAGTGTCTGCGCCCGCTGCCCGACAAGCGCCGCGGTCTCGCCGACCCCGAGGCCAAGGTCCGCCGCCGCTACCTCGACCTGGTCGCAAGCCCCGCAGCCCGTGACGTCGTCCGGGCCCGCTCCACCGCCGTACAGGCCCTGCGGCAGGGGCTGTTGGACCGCGGCTACCTGGAGGTCGAGACCCCGATGCTCCAGCAGATCCACGGCGGCGCCAACGCCCGCCCGTTCACCACCCACATCAACGCCTACGACCTCGACCTCTATCTGCGCATCGCCCCCGAGCTGTACCTGAAGCGGCTCTGCGTCGGCGGCATGGAGAAGGTCTTCGAGATGGGCCGCACCTTCCGCAACGAAGGGGTGAGCTACAAGCACAACCCCGAGTTCACGATGCTGGAGGCCTACCAGGCGTTCGCCGACTACGACGTGATGCTCGACCTCACCCGCGAGCTCATCCAGGGCGCGGCCACCGCCGCCTTCGGCGCGCCCGTCGCCCGCAAGGCCGACGCGGAAGGGCGGCTCACCGAGCACGACATCTCCGGCCCCTGGCCGGTCAAGACGGTCTACGGCGCGATCTCCGAAGCGCTCGGCGACGAGGTCGACGCGGACACCCCGCTGCCGGGACTGCACCAGCTCTGCGACCGCGCGGACGTCCCGTACAAGCCCGAGGACGGCCGCGGTGACGTCGTACTGGAGATGTACGAGCGGCTTGTCGAGGAGAGGACGACGCTGCCCACCTTCTACAAGGACTTCCCGACCGACGTCTCGCCGCTGACCCGCCAGCACCGCACCGACCCGCGCCTCGCCGAGCGCTGGGACCTCGTCGCCTTCGGTACCGAACTGGGCACCGCCTACTCGGAGTTGACCGACCCCGTCGAGCAGCGCAGGCGCCTCACCGCGCAGTCGCTGCTCGCCGCCGGGGGAGACCCGGAGGCCATGGAGCTGGACGAGGACTTCCTGGACGCCCTGGAGTACGCGATGCCGCCCACCGGAGGTCTCGGCATCGGCGTCGACCGGCTCGTCATGTTCCTCACCGGCCTGACGATCCGGGAGACGCTGCCCTTCCCTCTCGTACGCCGCCGCTGATCCCCCTCGGTCGCTCCCTCTCGCTGCTGCTGGTCCCATCGGGTGCTTTCGCGGCCCGCCGTGGTGTTGGTGATCCTCCCTGGCCTTCCGCCATGCGACGGATTAGTAATGAAAAAGGATCAGATGACTCCAGGGCGGCGCGCACTCCTGCGCGCCGCCGCTGTCTTCGGTCTGGCCGCGACCGCCGGCTGCGCGGGTACGGAGCGGACCCCCGCGCCAGGCCCCACGGCTCCCAGCGGCGCGGCGGCCGGTGGCCCGCCCGCCGCACGCGCCCTCAAGCCCTCCGCGTACCGCCTCCAGCCCATGGCGGGCTACGGCCCGCCAGATGCCGCAAGGACCCGGCCCCGTGTGCGCAGAGAGCCGATCCTGCGCATGGACGGGCAGGAACGCACCATGGTGCTCACCTTCGACGACGGACCCGACCCCCGCTACACGCCGGGCATCCTGAGCACCCTGCGCCGGTACGACGTCCGCGCGATGTTCTTCGTCTGCGGCGAGATGGCCGTCGACAACAAGGACCTGCTGCGCGAGATGGCCGACGACGGGCATCTGATCGGCAACCACACCTATACGCATCCACTGCTTCCGAAGATGAGCCGGAGCGCGATGCGAGAGGAGATCGAGCGCACCTGCGAGGTCGTCGAGGACGCCGTGGGCGAACCCCCCGCCTGGTTCCGCGCCCCCTACGGAGCCTGGAACCGCAACGCCTTCCAGCTGGGCGCCGACCTGGGCATGGAGCCGCTCGCCTGGACCGTGGACACCCTGGACTGGACCGAGCCGGGCACGGGCACGATCATCCGGCGCGTACGGGCCGGGGCGGGGCCCGGAGTCGTGGTGCTCTCGCACGACGCGGGCGGCGACCGCTCCCAGAGCGTCGAGGCGCTGCGGACGTATCTCCCGGAACTCATCGATTCGGGATACCGGATCACCGTGCCGAGCCGCTACCCCACGTAGGACGTGGATTCAGGACGGCATTTCGCCCGCCAGGCGCCGTGTTCCGCCGACGGATTCACCGTCAGCGCACGTCCACCAGGCGGGCGAAAGCGACTACGTTCCCGTCGTATCCGGACTGCTTGGAGAATCCGCCACCGCAGGTGATGACGCGCAGTTCCGGAGCTCCCTTGTCCTTGTAGACGCGACTTCCCGGGAAATTGTTCTTCTCGAACACTTCGATTCCATAGATCTCGAAAACCGCGGTCTTGCGGTCCCTGCGCAGGATCTCGACGCGATTTCCCTTCTTCAGTGAGCCAAGGCCGTAGAAGATGGCGGGACCCTGCTGATTGTCCACATGGCCGACGATGACGGACGTGCCCTTCTCGC from Streptomyces sp. BA2 encodes:
- the lysX gene encoding bifunctional lysylphosphatidylglycerol synthetase/lysine--tRNA ligase LysX, translating into MSTSVESPRTAPPQGARDRFLGRVPEGFAAFFGALGLFCATLAVIAPLRHLLRPVVRVLDLLTVPVSPNLAYAVFLFLLAAATAARKKVAWWLVIIYLGLLLAFDVLGIALGFWADSIPSLIVCGAAFVLLVLARKEFSADSRRGAVLRAVLVLVAGLAVAILAGWGLVALFPGTLPRAEALPWAANRVCGGLFTGHDYFDGRPPRTLHFWLGLFGALALLNAAAALFRSQRMEAALHGDEEPRIRALLGTYGAQDSLGYFATRRDKAVVFSPSGKAAVTYRVEAGVCLASGDPVGDREAWPRAIGAWLDVARQYAWAPAVMGASEEGATAYARSGLGALQLGDEAILHVAGFDLDGRDMRVTRQAVNRVRRTGATTRIRRHSTLTDEEMEEIIDKADAWRDTETERGFSMALDRLGDPEDGDCLLVEALDADGRLLALLSLVPWGKDGISLDLMRRDRATAPNGVMEFMVAELCAGAGKFGVRRISLNFAVFRSVFEEGARIGAGPVLRLWRKLLLFFSKWWQLEALYRSNAKYHPEWYPRFICYGDAGALARISLASGIAEGFVSVPSLRKLWGKGRRSKGVTKPASTEGLPPISALGLAGHGETADADPTAALPDQVRVRHRKLDRLRADGVDPYPVGLPPRTHTLAAVTPALTGEEVTVAGRVMLVRDFGGVVFAVLRDWSGDRQLALTRDRSGPDVLDRFTSGTDIGDHITATGTVGASDQGELTVFVTAWQLTGKCLRPLPDKRRGLADPEAKVRRRYLDLVASPAARDVVRARSTAVQALRQGLLDRGYLEVETPMLQQIHGGANARPFTTHINAYDLDLYLRIAPELYLKRLCVGGMEKVFEMGRTFRNEGVSYKHNPEFTMLEAYQAFADYDVMLDLTRELIQGAATAAFGAPVARKADAEGRLTEHDISGPWPVKTVYGAISEALGDEVDADTPLPGLHQLCDRADVPYKPEDGRGDVVLEMYERLVEERTTLPTFYKDFPTDVSPLTRQHRTDPRLAERWDLVAFGTELGTAYSELTDPVEQRRRLTAQSLLAAGGDPEAMELDEDFLDALEYAMPPTGGLGIGVDRLVMFLTGLTIRETLPFPLVRRR
- a CDS encoding universal stress protein, whose protein sequence is MTEDHSHQFERGTDGPKVILVGVDGSDSSLRAAAYAGGLARRQRALLAVVYVQPVMAAGAALGAPVADATDEIAEGLITEIRDAAERVKDIFDVRWEFHTFRGDPYSGLVTAADDLKADAVVVGASEQAGHRIVGSVAVRLVKAGRWPVTVVP
- a CDS encoding CapA family protein gives rise to the protein MTQRTPQGTAVLTAVTIGATLAATAACTANTEAAQERNPKHRNERHQEGTRDGDREVSPPAPSAAGGGQDAPRAFTLVASGDVLPHSSIIRRANADAGGDGYDFEPMLKGVKRVVSKADLAICHMETVYGKNGDYTGYPSFKSPPQIARALKATGYDACSTASNHTLDDGAAGVRRTLAALDKAGVKHAGSGRTADEGKSPAWMRAGGAKVAQLAYTYGTNGYPMPKGKPWTVNLMKRERIIEDARAARKAGADVVVVSVHWGTEWQDAPDRRQLRLGKQLTASRTKGRPDIDLILGTHAHVPQAYEKVNKTWVIYGMGDQIAGDMVNHEGENDPRGNQGTLGRFTFAPPAEPGGRWKVKKAEFIPQWFDTDEGRVINLNAALDRGEDVADIRDRIRRVVLSRDAGKDGLVMGR
- a CDS encoding amino acid permease, which encodes MAGLRMGHGVMRRKPIEHIEETEAGGGLTRTLGLWQLTAIGVGGIIGAGIFTLAGTVANGTAGPAVLISFLIAGVASAAAAFSYAEFAGLIPKAGSAYTYGYVVLGELTGWFIGWDLLLEYTAIVAVVAIGISGYFNFLLNDMGAQLPNWMLGAPGTGDGHKVDLFAAVLCLLIAYLLTLGIKNAARFEMVVVVLKVIVVIVVIAVGFFHINTGNYEPFFPFGVSGAFTGAATVFFAVFGYDAMSTAAEESKDAQRHMPKAILYSLAISMVLYVLACLVLTGMQSYKDIDPESGFSTAFKSVGLGGLADVIAIGAIIGILTVMFTFMLGVTRVWFSMSRDGLLPKWFAKTHKTRHVPTRVTWIVGFASAAIAGFLPIGEAAELTNIGILLAFVVVCIAVIVLRYKQPDLPRTFRCPGMPVVPAIGVVFSIWLITFLQWQTWARFAVWFALGLVIYFAYSYRKSELAKTDRVP
- a CDS encoding polysaccharide deacetylase family protein produces the protein MKKDQMTPGRRALLRAAAVFGLAATAGCAGTERTPAPGPTAPSGAAAGGPPAARALKPSAYRLQPMAGYGPPDAARTRPRVRREPILRMDGQERTMVLTFDDGPDPRYTPGILSTLRRYDVRAMFFVCGEMAVDNKDLLREMADDGHLIGNHTYTHPLLPKMSRSAMREEIERTCEVVEDAVGEPPAWFRAPYGAWNRNAFQLGADLGMEPLAWTVDTLDWTEPGTGTIIRRVRAGAGPGVVVLSHDAGGDRSQSVEALRTYLPELIDSGYRITVPSRYPT